Proteins encoded within one genomic window of Bombina bombina isolate aBomBom1 chromosome 1, aBomBom1.pri, whole genome shotgun sequence:
- the LOC128659748 gene encoding PRA1 family protein 3-like — protein sequence MNSPFSPGELSSLDEVSSEVAPLRSWEDFFPGFERFARPDFKDVSKWNNRVVSNLLYYQTNYLLMGAAIISLVGFLSPLNMVLGATVVILIFLGFIWTSHNKDFVRKFKKQYPTVFILSILLSSYFVISMFGGVMVFVFGITFPMLLMFIHASLRLRNVKNKLENKIEGIGLKKTPMGIVLDALEQQEENFAKIAGLITKGKE from the exons ATGAACTCTCCCTTCTCCCCAGGGGAATTGTCCTCACTGGACGAAGTCAG ctctgAGGTTGCTCCTCTACGCTCCTGGGAGGATTTCTTCCCCGGCTTTGAGCGGTTTGCCCGGCCTGACTTTAAAGATGTATCTAAATGGAACAACAGGGTCGTAAGCAACCTGCTCTACTATCAAACGAACTACCTGCTGATGGGTGCGGCTATTATCTCCCTGGTGGGATTTTTAAGTCCACTTAACATGGTGCTCGGTGCCACTGTTGTGATTCTTATCTTCCTGGGCTTCATATGGACCTCGCATAACAAGGATTTTGTGCGCAAATTTAAGAAGCAGTACCCCACCGTGTTCATTCTCTCCATTCTGTTATCCAGCTACTTTGTCATTTCAATGTTTGGCGGTGTGATGGTTTTTGTATTTGGAATCACTTTTCCGATGTTGTTAATGTTTATTCATGCTTCTCTGAGGCTTCGTAATGTAAAGAACAAACTGGAAAATAAGATTGAGGGAATTGGTCTGAAGAAAACTCCTATGGGAATTGTCCTTGATGCCCTGGAACAGCAGGAAGAAAACTTTGCTAAAATTGCCGGCCTAATCACCAAAGGGAAGGAGTAA